One Aphidius gifuensis isolate YNYX2018 linkage group LG5, ASM1490517v1, whole genome shotgun sequence genomic region harbors:
- the LOC122858410 gene encoding protein atonal homolog 8, with protein MSNHVIETTRDFTEFIKADMMSGSDRDAGFCSGGDEDDMSGLNSPSASENSVEVQISPISLRNKRKLAEPRKIQEQSTAPLKKRRYDRMIIQDNSSDLTFEDTKTSITRPPSPSPFRPWSSPSKSEELNNEKTSENSLNDNYQRQEKIWQQEEECRRQEAEERKHEKIIQQEVLARLQEFEMRRPTSPDYSQTSRSSDSQKSQPRSRSYKPPQVPTINPTLTNQDEPLALVLRGETPRVPEHPDVSGNFNQTDFNVEQNSTSFEHQRHQNGQRNYKNMTRERRIEANARERTRVHTISAAFDTLRRSIPAYSHNQKLSKLSVLRIACSYIMTLSKIATTPEGQDTNGDELSACVDLVSRTIQTEGKLRKKKDD; from the exons atgagtaaCCACGTGATTGAAACAACGAGGGATTTTACAGAATTTATAAAag CTGATATGATGTCTGGTTCAGATCGTGATGCAGGTTTTTGCAGTGGTGGTGATGAGGATGACATGTCAGGTCTTAATTCTCCAAGTGCATCTGAAAATTCAGTTGAAGTACAAATATCACCAATATCATTACGAAATAAACGTAAACTTGCTGAGCCACGTAAAATTCAAGAACAATCAACAGCACCATTAAAAAAACGTCGTTATGATCGTATGATAATACAAGACAATTCATCTGATTTAACATTTGAAGATACAAAAACATCAATAACAAgaccaccatcaccatcaccatttCGTCCATGGAGTAGTCCATCAAAATCCGAAGagttaaataatgaaaaaacaagtgaaaattcattgaatgataattatcaacgtcaagaaaaaatatggcaACAAGAAGAAGAATGTCGTCGTCAAGAAGCTGAAGAAagaaaacatgaaaaaataattcaacaagaGGTATTAGCTCGTCTTCAAGAATTTGAAATGCGTAGACCAACATCACCAGATTATTCACAAACATCAAGATCATCTGATTCACAAAAAAGTCAACCTAGATCAAGATCATATAAACCACCACAAGTACCAACAATTAATCCAACATTAACAAATCAAGATGAACCATTGGCACTTGTTCTGAGAGGTGAAACACCACGTGTTCCTGAACATCCAGATGTATCtggtaattttaatcaaacagATTTTAATGTAGAACAAAATTCAACATCATTTGAACATCAAAGACATCAAAATGgacaaagaaattataaaaatatgacaaGAGAAAGAAGAATTGAGGCTAATGCCAGAGAAAGAACACGTGTACATACAATTTCAGCAGCTTTTGATACACTTAGACGTTCAATTCCTGCATATTcacataatcaaaaattatcaaaattgtcAGTATTGAGGATAGCTTGTAGTTATATCATGACACTGAGCAAAATAGCTACAACACCTGAGGGACAAGATACAAATGGTGATGAACTTAGTGCTTGTGTTGATCTTGTTTCAAGAACCATTCAAACTGAAggaaaattaagaaaaaaaaaagacgattaa
- the LOC122856556 gene encoding uncharacterized protein LOC122856556 codes for MEHYQVIEIIGKKLGWELSNLFSSNWDQEKYCEQLQQYAITHSNNLSEELTVRQLLICSIVVLIRILNDHTLSMKNESVSYCLVRAFEDPLFNQLTEQKKKRKRDEPIVLTSDANYSGNGLTLAVLLWDIQQYERCCRLLLDGIKTKLSMPNDNGDWIIGNALVLMQIDWPQEAHLLTGNIPVFSMKHSLANFFNYGIDIWIW; via the exons ATGG AACACTATcaagttattgaaataattggtaaaaaattaGGCTGGGAATtgagtaatttattttcatcaaattgggatcaagaaaaatattgtgaaCAATTGCAACAATATGCAATAACACatagtaataatttaagtGAAGAATTAACAGTAAGACAATTGCTAATATGTTCAATTGTTGTGTTAATTAGAATATTAAATGATCATacattatcaatgaaaaatgagaGTGTATCATATTGTCTTGTTAGAGCATTTGAAGATCCATTGTTTAATCAATTaacagaacaaaaaaaaaaaagaaaacgtgATGAACCAATTGTATTGACAAGTGATGCTAATTATTCTGGTAATGGTTTAACTCTAGCTGTATTATTATGGGATATACaacaata CGAACGTTGTTGTAGATTATTATTGGATGGAATTAAAACGAAATTGTCAATGCCAAATGATAATGGTGATTGGATCATTGGTAATGCACTGGTTTTGATGCAAATTGATTGGCCACAAGAAGCACATTTACTTACCGGTAACATCCCAGTTTTTAGCATGAAGCATAGTTTGgcaaacttttttaattatggtaTTGATATCTGGATatggtga
- the LOC122858411 gene encoding nucleolar protein 6-like produces the protein MKYDGPTIGERQNDAGDAGGQKKSSFRAKEKFSTPTSHEMINLREIQNLYSSNLFRLQIEELLDNVRIKEKYKNKFNDWYLKLNNNINLMEKLKPTNVCIIGAYSIGTTIGPSATIDIKMEIPSEFISKNDDEYTKQHTAYLNYVASIIHDDIVSEKSLTGDSSCPKLMLTPTGTLSKYIKVLVHFVSSVDSIKIDEANNLSIEMLKNYPSIIDGIKLLKIWLYQRQPRNLTSTFNGHCLTMFMIYLLKKNKINRYMSSNQVIRNFWINLSMSDWSNNGISLANSDEIKHKIIFYHQFDDCVFIDSTGNHNIAQSLTKMNYEWIKNQAKLAIECLDNNVINNFHVLFMTPVKFYINYDHLLIIDGKNQSQLDDIISTLKKGFNNRIDEIFIMPKQVANNESMENMQNKIYIGIRLNPYTSLNIIERGPTANDPEAIEFKNFWGDKSELRRFQDGDVCEVVCWEKAKTLADRRMICQKITAYLLKNKFNISKNEFTYIGNESDEFLMLKKMKIKHFSNGTGEEAALQVINVFSELQNELLSLTNLPLSIKSVDGTSGALRYTDVFPPLATIYKTKFKYAPAIDAVINLSSSNKWPKEIEAFRKTKIGFYIEISNCLRREYNLKTKVLTNGIIVFKCGFIFRLVIAEDKEIVLLKQINNNGVIEYKNNDESIEMEKKLFHLPKLCSALHALHLQKSSFGPTCCLVKRWLSAHLIDDFYIPEIVVELIVAYVYLSPQPYEPVHMPQAGFMRCLEFFSSHQWKTEPIIVNLNNQITNEEIITIQNHFATLNREESLPYLFISTPYDHLSSMWTINSPNKMILQRVSLLAKETLKLVDIQFNEGIKFNWRPMFKSPTNDYDVLIHLKDEFNSKRYQSFDLDDDSVDEETWHPYKQHTEEEIPLVEFDPVECYLKELRTAYGDIALFFHDKYGGSMIGVLIKPFAMVEKKFQISNVNYRKLYDNDKLILNLPAIIEDFTIIGRDLVDDVKLQTKLY, from the exons at GAAATACGATGGACCAACAATTGGTGAAAGACAAAATGATGCTGGAGATGCTGGtggccaaaaaaaaagttcatttagagctaaagaaaaattttcaacaccaACTAGTCATGAAATGATAAATCTTCgtgaaattcaaaatttatattcatctaATCTCTTTCGTTTACAAATTGAAGAACTATTGGATAATGttagaataaaagaaaagtataaaaataaatttaatgactggtatttaaaattaaataacaatatcaatttgATGGAAAAGCTAAAGCCAACAAATGTATGTATCATTGGAGCTTATTCAATTGGAACAACAATTGGTCCATCAGCAACGattgatataaaaatggaGATACCAAgtgaatttatttctaaaaatgatgatgaatatacAAAACAACATACAGCATATCTTAATTATGTTGCATCAATCATTCACGATGACATTGTAAGTGAAAAAAGTCTAACAGGAGACAGTTCATGTCCAAAATTGATGTTAACACCAACTGGAACACTGTCAAAGTATATCAAAGTACTTGTTCATTTTGTGTCATCAGTTGactcaattaaaattgatgaagctaataatttatcaattgaaatgtTAAAGAATTATCCCAGCATCATTGATggtataaaacttttaaaaatttggctGTATCAAAGACAGCCAagaaatttaacatcaacatTTAATGGTCACTGTTTAACAATGttcatgatatatttattgaaaaaaaataaaataaatcgttACATGAGTTCCAATCAGGTCATCAGAAATTTCtggattaatttatcaatgtctGATTGGTCAAATAATGGAATAAGCTTGGCAAATAGTGAtgaaattaaacataaaattatattctatcatcaatttgatgattgtgtatttattgattcaaCTGGTAATCATAATATAGCTCAATCATTGACCAAAATGAATTATGAGTGGATTAAAAATCAAGCTAAATTAGCTATTGAATGTCTTGATAACAatgtcattaataattttcatgtgttgTTCATGACAccagttaaattttatataaattatgatcatttattaattattgatggtAAAAATCAATCACaacttgatgatattatttcaacgttaaaaaaaggttttaataatagaatagatgaaatatttataatgccTAAACAAGTAGCCAACAATGAATCAATGGAAaatatgcaaaataaaatttacattggTATCAGATTAAATCCTTATACaagtttgaatattattgaacGTGGTCCAACAGCAAATGATCCAGAAGCCattgagtttaaaaatttttggggTGATAAATCAGAATTACGAAGATTTCAAGATGGTGATGTGTGTGAAGTTGTCTGTTGGGAAAAAGCTAAAACACTTGCTGATAGAAGAATGATATGTCAAAAAATAACagcatatttattaaaaaacaaatttaacatatcaaagaatgaatttacataTATTGGTAATGAATCTGATGaatttttgatgttaaaaaaaatgaaaataaaacatttttcaaatggTACTGGTGAAGAAGCTGCTTTACAAGtgataaatgtattttctGAGCTTCAAAATGAACTGTTGTCATTGACAAATTTACCATTGTCAATAAAAAGTGTTGATGGAACAAGTGGTGCATTGAGATATACAGATGTATTTCCACCACTtgcaacaatttataaaacaaaatttaaatatgcacCAGCAATTGAtgctgttattaatttatcatcaagtaaTAAATGGCCAAAAGAAATCGAAGCatttagaaaaacaaaaattggattttacatagaaatttcaaattgtttacgtcgtgaatataatttaaaaacaaaagtatTAACAAATGgtataattgtatttaaatgtGGTTTTATATTTCGTCTTGTTATTGCTGAAGATAAagaaattgtattattaaaacaaattaataataatggtgttattgaatacaaaaataatgatgaatcaattgagatggaaaaaaaattatttcatttgccAAAATTATGTAGTGCATTGCATGCTTTACACTtgcaaaaatcatcatttggACCAACATGTTGTCTTGTTAAACGTTGGCTATCTGCtcatttaattgatgatttttatataccagaaattgttgttgaattaattgttgcatatgtttatttatcacCACAACCATATGAACCAGTTCACATGCCACAAGCTGGATTTATGAGatgtcttgaatttttttcaagtcatcAATGGAAAACTGAAccaattattgtcaatttaaataatcaaataacaaatgaagaaattattacaattcaaaatcattttgcTACATTAAATAGAGAAGAATCATtaccatatttatttatttcaactccTTATGATCATTTGAGCTCAATGTGGACAATTAATTCtccaaataaaatgattttacaaCGTGTTAGTTTATTAGCTAAAGAAACATTGAAGCTCGTTGATATACAATTTAATGAAGGTATTAAATTTAACTGGAGACCAATGTTTAAATCACCAACAAATGACTATGATGTATTGATACATTTGAAGgatgaatttaattcaaaaagatATCAATCATTTGatcttgatgatgattcagTTGATGAAGAGACTTGGCATCCATACAAGCAACACACTGAAGAAGAAATTCCACTTGTTGAATTTGATCCAGTTGAGTGTTACTTGAAAGAACTCAGG actGCATATGGTGATATTGCACTATTTTTCCATGATAAATATGGAGGATCTATGATTGGTGTATTGATCAAACCATTTGCaatggtagaaaaaaaattccaaatatcAAATGTTAATTATCGTAAActttatgataatgataaattgattttaaatttaccagcAATTATAGAAGATTTTACGATTATTGGACGTGATTTAGttgatgatgttaaattacaaacaaaattgtattaa